The sequence GCGCTGGTCCGGGAGGGTGAGTACGGGGCAAACCGTCCCGCGGCCACGGACATCGGCAAGGCGTTTCGCGTCGCCGACGCCCTCGGCAGGACCGTGGACTTCCTCAAGAGCGCGTTCCCCAGCCGCCTGACCCTGGAGGGCCTCAAGATCGTCGTGGACTGCGCCAACGGCGCCGCCTACCGGGTGGCGCCGGAGGTGCTGACGGAACTGGGCGCCGAGGTGATTCCGGTGGCGGTGGACCCCGACGGCACCAACATCAACCGGGAGTGCGGTTCGGTGTCCCCGGCGACGGCCCGGGCGGCGCTGCTGGAGCACGGCGCGGACCTGGCCGTGTGCCTCGACGGCGACGCGGACCGGGCGCTGTTCATCGACGACAAGGGCGAATTGGTGGACGGCGACGAGGTGCTGGCCATGTGCGCCATCGCGCTGAAGGAGGCCGGACGGCTGCCCACGGGCACGGTGGTGGCCACGGTGATGAGCAACATGGGGCTCGACGTCGCCCTGCGCGGGCACGGCATCGCGGTCCTGCGCACCGCCATCGGTGATCGCTACGTGGTGGAGGAAATGCGCCGCGGCGGCCACAACCTGGGCGGCGAGCAGTCGGGGCACATGGTGTTCCTGGACCACAACACCACCGGCGACGGCTGCCTGACCGCGCTCCAGGTGCTGGCCCTCATGGTCGAGCAGGAGAAGCCTCTGAGCGAGCTGCGCCGGATCATGGGCAAGCTGCCGCAGGTGATCGTCAACGTGCCGGTGCGCGAGAAGCGCCCGCTCTCCGAGATGGACCAGGTGCAGGCGCGCATCAGCGAGAGCGAGAGCCTGCTCGACGGCCGCGGCCGCGTGCTGGTGCGCTACTCCGGCACCGAGCCGCTGGCGCGGGTCATGATCGAGGGCGAGTCGGAGGACGAGATCAGGCGGCTGGCGCAGGGCATCGCCGACGCGATCCACTCCACCAACGGCTCCGAAGGATAGGGGGTCCGGCATGATTCGTCTCGGAGTCAACGTCGATCACGTGGCCACCGTGCGCCAGGCGCGGAGGATCGACATCCCGGACCCGGTGGAGGCGGCGCTGCTGGCCGAGCGGGGCGGCGCCGATCTGATCACCGTGCACCTGCGCGAGGACCGCCGGCACATCCAGGAGCACGACGTGGTCCGGCTGCGGGAGCGCTCGAGCGCGGGCCTCAACCTGGAGATGGCCGGCACCGGGGAGATGGTCCGGCACGCGCTCGCGTTGCGGCCCGACGACGCCTGCCTGGTGCCGGAACGGCGCGAGGAGCTGACCACCGAGGGTGGTCTCGACGTAGCCGCCCAGGCGGGCCAGTTGCGCGAGGTGGTGGCGCGCCTGCGCGGCGCCGGCATTCGAGTAAGTCTCTTCGTGGACCCCGATCCGCGGCAGCTCGAGGCCAGCCGGGACCTGGGCGCCGACGCCGTGGAACTGCACACGGGCACTTACTGCGACGCCGCTGCGGACCGGGTGGCGCGCGAGCTGGAGGCCCTGCGCCGCGCCGCGACGCTGGCCGCGGGTCTGGGCCTGGAGGTCCACGGCGGGCACGGCCTCAATACGGAGAACGTGGCGCCCATCGCCGCCATCGCGGGGATCGTGGAGCTCAACATCGGACACAGCATCGTCGCCCGGGCCATCATGGTGGGGATGGTCGAGGCGGTACGGGAGATGAAGGCCCTCATCGCGGGGGCGGAAACGGCGGGGGACTGACTCATGCACGTGGTGACCGCGGCGGAGATGCGCCGCATGGACGAGCTCACCATTCAGGCCCACGGCGTCCCCAGCCTGCGGCTCATGGAGCGTGCCGGGCAGGGCGTGGTGGACGTGATCCTCCAGCGCTGGTCGCAACTGGCCAAGCGCGGCGCGCTGGTGGTGGCGGGCAAGGGCAACAACGGCGGTGACGGGCTCGTGGTGGCGCGGCTGCTGCACGAGCGGGAGTTCCCGTGCGAGGTGGCATGCCTGGCGCGGGCCGACGAGCTGTCGCCGGACGCGGCCACCAATCTCCAGCGCTACCGCACCGCGGGCGGCCGGTTCACGGAGATTCCCGGCGGCGATCCGGACGCCCTGCGCGGGCGTATCGAGGACAAGGGGCTCTTGGTGGACGCGCTCCTGGGCACCGGCCTGCGCGCGCCGGTGGAGGGGTTCCTGGCCGACGTGGTGGAGCTCATGAACGCTTCCGGTCTGCCCATCGTCGCGGTGGACACCCCGTCGGGGCTGGATGCCGACAAGGGCGGCCCGCTGGGTGCGACGATACAGGCGGACATCACGGTGACCTTCGGCTATCCCAAGACCGGACAGGTGGTCTACCCCGGAGTCACCTACTGCGGCGATCTCGTGGTGGCCGACATCGGCCTGTGGGACAAGGCCGTGGCCGAGGTGGCCCCCTCGGCGGAGCTGCTGGACTCCGCGGACCTCGTGTGGCTGCTGCCGCGCCGGCTGGAAGACTCGCACAAGGGCAGCTACGGTCACCTGCTGGTGATGGCCGGCTCCCGCGGCAAGACCGGGGCGGCGGTGCTTTGCTGCCGCGGCGCCATGCGCGTGGGCACCGGGCTGGTGACGCTGGCGGCGCCCCGGGGCCTTAACGACATCCTGGCGGGCGCCCTGGTAGAGCCCATGACCGAGGCCCTGGGCGAGCCGGGCGCGGAACAGTGGCCGGCGCTGGGGGCGGCCGATTGGGACGGGCTGGCGGAGCGTGGGAACGCGGTCCTCTTCGGCCCGGGCGTGGGCGTCCACGACGGCGCGCGACGGACGCTGGAAACGCTGCTGGAGCATTGCACCCTGCCGTGGCTCATCGACGCCGACGGGCTCAACAACCTGGCGGCGGACATCGGCCGCCTGAAGGAGGCGCGCGTCCCCCCGGTGCTGACGCCGCATCCCGGCGAGATGGGCCGGCTCACCGGCATGGATGCATCGGCGGTCAACGCCGACCGCATCGGCATCGCCCGCGCCTTTGCCGCGGAGCACCGCTGCTACCTG is a genomic window of Deltaproteobacteria bacterium containing:
- the glmM gene encoding phosphoglucosamine mutase; its protein translation is MTSDRPPGAPGRRRLFGTDGIRGIANQEPMTAETALRLGRAIAHVVGGHGGGTEARGALGRKRTRRRRILIGKDTRLSGYMFETALASGICSMGADVLLVGPLPTPAVAFLTRSMRADAGVVISASHNPYQDNGIKFFSRDGFKLPDAWEQRMEALVREGEYGANRPAATDIGKAFRVADALGRTVDFLKSAFPSRLTLEGLKIVVDCANGAAYRVAPEVLTELGAEVIPVAVDPDGTNINRECGSVSPATARAALLEHGADLAVCLDGDADRALFIDDKGELVDGDEVLAMCAIALKEAGRLPTGTVVATVMSNMGLDVALRGHGIAVLRTAIGDRYVVEEMRRGGHNLGGEQSGHMVFLDHNTTGDGCLTALQVLALMVEQEKPLSELRRIMGKLPQVIVNVPVREKRPLSEMDQVQARISESESLLDGRGRVLVRYSGTEPLARVMIEGESEDEIRRLAQGIADAIHSTNGSEG
- a CDS encoding pyridoxine 5'-phosphate synthase; amino-acid sequence: MIRLGVNVDHVATVRQARRIDIPDPVEAALLAERGGADLITVHLREDRRHIQEHDVVRLRERSSAGLNLEMAGTGEMVRHALALRPDDACLVPERREELTTEGGLDVAAQAGQLREVVARLRGAGIRVSLFVDPDPRQLEASRDLGADAVELHTGTYCDAAADRVARELEALRRAATLAAGLGLEVHGGHGLNTENVAPIAAIAGIVELNIGHSIVARAIMVGMVEAVREMKALIAGAETAGD
- a CDS encoding NAD(P)H-hydrate dehydratase, translating into MHVVTAAEMRRMDELTIQAHGVPSLRLMERAGQGVVDVILQRWSQLAKRGALVVAGKGNNGGDGLVVARLLHEREFPCEVACLARADELSPDAATNLQRYRTAGGRFTEIPGGDPDALRGRIEDKGLLVDALLGTGLRAPVEGFLADVVELMNASGLPIVAVDTPSGLDADKGGPLGATIQADITVTFGYPKTGQVVYPGVTYCGDLVVADIGLWDKAVAEVAPSAELLDSADLVWLLPRRLEDSHKGSYGHLLVMAGSRGKTGAAVLCCRGAMRVGTGLVTLAAPRGLNDILAGALVEPMTEALGEPGAEQWPALGAADWDGLAERGNAVLFGPGVGVHDGARRTLETLLEHCTLPWLIDADGLNNLAADIGRLKEARVPPVLTPHPGEMGRLTGMDASAVNADRIGIARAFAAEHRCYLVLKGARTVMATPEGRVSINPTGNAGMATGGMGDVLAGIIAGFLAQGLAPRDAMRLGVYLHGHAGDRVADDRGGVGLIASDLVDELPRTIKELMQIRELVQG